CAATGACAGCAGGCAGAGATGATAACTGACCATCTGAATCCAGCAGGAATAAATGATCCGCATCACTCCTTCGGGTGTTTGGCTGGTACCGACATGAGGATTTGGTTCATAGCCCCGTGTTGTGGTAAATAGCCTCTTACGGTGCAAATGCCTTCCCCGGAGTGGTTGTTCGAGACTGAAGGTGCATGTTTGGCGTCCTTGCAGCGACCCCTAACTCGGAGTTCCGTTGTGACGAGCTAGAGCCCAGTTCTATGAGAATAGCCTATCTGAGTGTTGACGCTCCTGAGTGGCTGGCCTTTATTGACCAGAACCCTGGCACGTCCCCTTATCACACGCCTGCATGGAGCTCACTCATCGCGGAGTGCTACGGCTTTCGTCCGTTCGTGCTGGCGGCTGTTACGGATGGAAACACGGTGCGTGCTGGCGTGCCTGTCCTGGAAGTGGCCCATTGGGGGGGCAAAAAGCGATGGGTTTCATTGCCTTTTACCGACGCTTGTCCGGTTTTGCACCAGGATTCTCAGGCGGCCGGTCTACTGATTGAACACTTATCTGACTTGTGCCAGGGAGGTGAGTTGGCGAGCGCGGAGGTGCGTGGCCCATGCCCCGAACACAAACGGGTGCACGCTAGGGGGAGATTTGTCCACCATGCTTTGCCTCTTTGCAGCGATGCACAATTTGTTTTCAAAACGTTTAGCCCGAGTCGAGTAGGGCAGAAGATCCGGCAGGCGTCGAAGCGCGGTGTGACCGTCAGGTTTGGCAACACCTCGGCAGACTTGGAGATATTCTATCAACTGTTCGTTAAGACGCATCACCGTCTCGGTGTGCCCGTCCAGCCGAAGCTCCTGTTTCGGCTGTTGCAGACAAAGGTCATCGCAAAAGGGCTCGGCTACACGCTCCTGGCTTACAAGGACGCAACGCCGATTGCTGGTCTTGTTTTCCTCTGTTTCGGCAAGACAGTGGCGGCCAAGTATGCGGCCTCCGATCCGGAGTTTTGGACTTTAAGACCGAACAACCTCCTGTACTGGGAAGCGATCCAGTGGGGCTGCAATCAGGGATTCAGCGCTTTTGATATGGGGCGCACCGACGAGGACGACCAGAACCTGCGGGAGTTCAAGAATGGCTGGGGGACGGTGGAAGAACCTCTCTCCTATTCTGTTGTGAGCATCAGGCCTCCCAAAGAGTCCTCAGGTCGTTTGTATCGTTGCCTCCAACCGGTGCTTCGGGGGTCACCTCCTTGGGTTTGCCGAGCGTTGGGTCAGTATTTCTATAAATATGCGGCGTGAGTCTGAAGAGGATCCGCCTCGCGGGCCCACGCGCGGTCAACCGCGTGCTCTTTCTCAGAGCGTGCTCCTGACCTTGCTCCCTTGCGGTAATGCGAGTGCACTGATGCTCTCCCATGCCACGGGAGAGCAGTTTCAAGCTGTTGCCCGCCGTGAGCCACCCGGAATACGCGCGGGGTCTGCGGCGCTAGGTCCAGTTTGACTCCCTTGGTTCTATTAATCGCGCGCAAGATCGGACAACTAAAGCAACCAGCACAAGAATGGAAACCATCGAGATATTAGTTGTCGCAGGCGCCCGCCCCAATTTCATGAAGGTCGCCCCGCTTATGAAAGCAATGGAGGAGCACAATTTGCGCGACGGAAACGGCGGCAAGAGAATTGCCGCGCGACTGGTTCACACCGGGCAGCACTACGACGAAGCCATGTCTGAGGTGTTTTTCCGTGAACTGGGCATTCGCCCGCCGGACATCAATCTAGGCGTGGGTTCGGGCTCCCACGCCGCGCAGACTGGCAGGATCATGACCGGATTCGAGAAGGTGTGCGAGCAGGAGAAACCGGACTGGGTCGTGGTGGTCGGCGACGTGAACTCGACGATGGCCTGTACGTTGGTTTGCTCGAAAATGGGAATTCGCGTCGCTCATGTGGAGGCAGGCTTGCGAAGTTTCGATCGGAGCATGCCCGAGGAGATTAACCGCATAGTCACTGATTCACTGGCCGACCTGCTGCTGACACCTTCCCCTGATGCGGATGAAAACTTGAAGCGGGAGGGTATTCACGATTCCAAGATCGAACTGGTTGGGAACGTGATGATTGACACCCTGGTGGCCAACCTGGAGAAGGTCCGGGCCAACGGCCTACTTCCGCGGCTGGGGCTGAAACGAAAAGGCTTTGTTTATGCAACCCTGCATCGCCCCTCGAATGTGGACCACCAAGCTTCGCTGATGACGATCATGAACGAACTGAAACGCTTGGCCCGCCAGATGCCGGTGGTGCTTCCGATTCATCCACGGACGCGAAAGACGTGCGGGCAGTTCGGCATCGCGCTCGACGATCAGCCGAGTCTCAAGATTCTGGAACCCATCGGCTACCTCGACTCATTGTGTCTCACGGACAACTCGCGTCTGGTGCTCACCGACTCCGGGGGCTTGCAAGAGGAAAGCACCTATTTCCGGACTCCCTGCCTCACGCTTCGCCAGAATACCGAGCGACCGATCACCGTCACGCTGGGCAGCAACAAGCTCACGAGGCTGGAGCGCCTGTCGGCGGACATTGACGAGGTACTCCATCGCGAATCGAGGTTTGGCCAGATCCCCCCGCTGTGGGACGGCCGGGCGGCAAGCCGTATCGTGAGCGCCCTCGTGTCCAGGTCGTGAAGATTTTCCCCACAAGGGGAACCCGAGTCTCCTTACCCGAACCAACAAGCCAGAACAAGACAATGCTGAGGGCCATTTTTACGCTGGACTATGAGATTCATGGCAATGGGGAAGGGGACCCCGCAGCCCTGATGGTGGAACCCAGCGCGCGCCTGATGGATCAATTCGAGCGTTACGGGGCCAAACTCACCATCATGGCTGATGTGGCGGAGATTCTGAAATTCAGAGAATACAAACAGAACACCGGCCGCGACGCTTACTACTATGGAGCCATAGCCAACCAACTGCGCAATGCCGTCCGGCGAGGCCACGACGTGCAACTCCACCTCCACGCCTCCTACTGTAACGCGCGGAATGCAGAGGGTCGTTGGGTGCAGGATTGGTCGGAGTATAATTTTGCGGGCCTGCCGTTCGAACGGATGAACGAACTGATTCGCACGGGGAAACGATACCTGGAGGATTTGTTGCGACCAGTTTCGGCCGCCTACAAATGCCATGCATTTCGTGCGGCCAACTGGGCGGTCAGCCCTTCCCGAAATGTGGTTCGCGCGCTGCTCCAAAACGACATTCAGATCGAGACCTCGGTTTTCAAATATGGCCGCCGCGAGGGCATTGTCAGCTTCGATTACGCGAACGCACACAGCGACCTGGTCCCGTGGCCGGTGGATGAGAATGACGTTTGCCGCAAAGACGAGGCCGGGCAACTGGTCGAGTTTCCCATCTATTGTGAGAGCCGTTGGATTGGCGCCTTCCTGACCCGCAACCGGATTTACCGCGCCCTGCAATCCCGCGCCCACCGAGTTGCCGATGCTTCCGGTGGATACAGCGTGCCCTCTAAGGGAAATTCAAGAGCTGCGAGAGTGGTGCGAAGCCTTTCATGGTTGACCCGGAATCATGCCTGGAAGGCTGATTTCAACCAGTGCACAGGCCGGCAGTTGGTCGGTGCGCTGAAACGGGCCGAGGCCAGATATGCCTGGCTCTCCAGCGACCTGCCGTTTGTATTGATCGGTCATTCAAAACTCTTCACCGCCGACAATGAGCGAAGTCTGCGCCCGTTCCTGGAATTCGTGGCTGGAGAGAAGTCCCGCTTCGGATTCGGGACGTTCGGAGATTTTAAACCCGTCGTTCTGAGTCCGGCGCGGCAGGTGGCGCTCGCGAGTTGACCGGCAAAGGTGCTGCCCCTCCATGAAATACGTGATCAAGTACGTGATCATTTCTCCAGTTCGCAACGAGGCGAAGTATCTGCCGCTGACACTGAATTCGCTGGTGCAGCAAACCATTCGTCCGTACCGGTGGGTCATCGTGAACGACGGCAGTTCGGATGATACCGGCAACATTGCAGATAAAGCCGCGAAGCAGCATGATTGGATTCGCGTTGTGCATCGCGCCAACCGTGGCTTTCGCCAGGCGGGTGGCGGAGTGATTGATGCTTTCTACAGCGGCTATCAATTGCTGGAAAGTGAACCGTGGGATTACCTCGTGAAACTCGATGGCGATACTTCCTTCGAACCGGATTATTTCGAGGAATGCTTTGCGCGTTTTGACGCTGAGCCGCGGTTGGGCATCGGCGGCGGGTTAATCTGCAACCGGCGCAATGGCGTGGTCGAGGCGGAATCCAAGATTGACCCCCGGTTTCACGTGCGGGGCGCGACCAAGATTTACCGTGCGGAATGCTGGCGGGCCATTGGCGGTTTGATTCACGCCCCGGGCTGGGACACGTTGGATGAGGTGAAGGCCAACATGCTGGGCTGGGTGACCAGGACCTTGGAAGGCATCAACGTGATTCATCATCGTCCCGCCGGCGCGGCCTACGGTCAATGGAACGACATGGTGAAGAACGGCCTGGCCAATTATATCGCGGGTTACCACCCGCTGTTCATGTTTTCGAAGTGCATCCGGCGTCTGGTGGAGCAGCCATATCTGATCGGGAGCACGGCGCTGTGGTTTGGGTTCATGAAGGGATATGTGAAACGGATTCCGCAAGTGGATGACAGAGCTCTGATCCGGTATTTCCGTCAACAACAGATCAAACGCTTGCTGGGGCGGAAGAGCCTCTGGGGTTAGTAAGGGGGCGGCCGGCGGCGGTGCCATAATTGACGGGCCGCTTTGAGGCAAACGGCTCAGGAGATTGAAGTTAGCCCCGTTCACTTCACAGTGGTTTGGCTGCTTGTTGCAGTTGACTAAGCCAAACGAACTCATGGCATCTTACACATCCCAGAGCCTCAGTTTAGCGGGCTTCCTGCGTGAAGTGCGGAGTTTGTACGAAACGCAGAACCGCCAGGCATCCGCCCAGGTAAAACATGCCTTGGATCACCTGCGCAATGTCGAGCGGTTGCTGGAAGGAAATTTCGGTTTTCAGCTCCACGACCGGGACGTGCTGGATATTGGGACCGGCCAGTTTCCGTTGCAGATGTATTACTTCGGCCGGCACAACCGGGTTACAGGCATTGATTTTGATGTGATTGCCAACGGCGTCAACCCATTGCAGTACCTGCGGATGTTCAGGTTCAATGGACTGCGACGCACCACAAAATCCATTGCCCGCAAACTGCTGGGAATTGACCGCAAGTATCGTTCTGAACTCATGGCCCAACTGGGCGTCTGCTCGTTGCCCAAGGTCCGCGTCCAGCGGATGGACGCCTGCAACCTGACCTTCGCAGACGCATCCTTCGATTGCATCCACTGTCTTTCGGTGTTTCACCATCTCTCGGATCCCGCCGCCGCCATCCAAGGGATTAAACGGGTTCTGCGGCCGGGCGGAACGGTTTACATCTCCTTTCACCTCTACACGAGCGAGACCGGGTCGCTCGACCCGCGAGTGTTTACGGAACGCGCCAAGGAAGTCGGCCTTTGGCTGCACCTGCGACCGGAGTGTGCGCACCTGATCCACACCAGTGCCTACCTCAACAAACTGCGTTTGGAGCAGTGGCGGAGATTATTCGACACCTGGATGCCTGGAGCAGTGCTGACCTTGACCCCTGCCAATCGAGCCGGCGCTGAATCCGACGCGCGCGCGCTTCAGGCAGCGGGGGAACTTAGCGAGTATGCACTGGAGGAATTGCTGACGCACAGAATTTACGTGTTGTGGCG
This genomic window from Candidatus Paceibacterota bacterium contains:
- a CDS encoding GNAT family N-acetyltransferase, producing the protein MRIAYLSVDAPEWLAFIDQNPGTSPYHTPAWSSLIAECYGFRPFVLAAVTDGNTVRAGVPVLEVAHWGGKKRWVSLPFTDACPVLHQDSQAAGLLIEHLSDLCQGGELASAEVRGPCPEHKRVHARGRFVHHALPLCSDAQFVFKTFSPSRVGQKIRQASKRGVTVRFGNTSADLEIFYQLFVKTHHRLGVPVQPKLLFRLLQTKVIAKGLGYTLLAYKDATPIAGLVFLCFGKTVAAKYAASDPEFWTLRPNNLLYWEAIQWGCNQGFSAFDMGRTDEDDQNLREFKNGWGTVEEPLSYSVVSIRPPKESSGRLYRCLQPVLRGSPPWVCRALGQYFYKYAA
- the wecB gene encoding UDP-N-acetylglucosamine 2-epimerase (non-hydrolyzing), producing the protein METIEILVVAGARPNFMKVAPLMKAMEEHNLRDGNGGKRIAARLVHTGQHYDEAMSEVFFRELGIRPPDINLGVGSGSHAAQTGRIMTGFEKVCEQEKPDWVVVVGDVNSTMACTLVCSKMGIRVAHVEAGLRSFDRSMPEEINRIVTDSLADLLLTPSPDADENLKREGIHDSKIELVGNVMIDTLVANLEKVRANGLLPRLGLKRKGFVYATLHRPSNVDHQASLMTIMNELKRLARQMPVVLPIHPRTRKTCGQFGIALDDQPSLKILEPIGYLDSLCLTDNSRLVLTDSGGLQEESTYFRTPCLTLRQNTERPITVTLGSNKLTRLERLSADIDEVLHRESRFGQIPPLWDGRAASRIVSALVSRS
- a CDS encoding glycosyltransferase family A protein, which encodes MKYVIKYVIISPVRNEAKYLPLTLNSLVQQTIRPYRWVIVNDGSSDDTGNIADKAAKQHDWIRVVHRANRGFRQAGGGVIDAFYSGYQLLESEPWDYLVKLDGDTSFEPDYFEECFARFDAEPRLGIGGGLICNRRNGVVEAESKIDPRFHVRGATKIYRAECWRAIGGLIHAPGWDTLDEVKANMLGWVTRTLEGINVIHHRPAGAAYGQWNDMVKNGLANYIAGYHPLFMFSKCIRRLVEQPYLIGSTALWFGFMKGYVKRIPQVDDRALIRYFRQQQIKRLLGRKSLWG
- a CDS encoding class I SAM-dependent methyltransferase, producing MASYTSQSLSLAGFLREVRSLYETQNRQASAQVKHALDHLRNVERLLEGNFGFQLHDRDVLDIGTGQFPLQMYYFGRHNRVTGIDFDVIANGVNPLQYLRMFRFNGLRRTTKSIARKLLGIDRKYRSELMAQLGVCSLPKVRVQRMDACNLTFADASFDCIHCLSVFHHLSDPAAAIQGIKRVLRPGGTVYISFHLYTSETGSLDPRVFTERAKEVGLWLHLRPECAHLIHTSAYLNKLRLEQWRRLFDTWMPGAVLTLTPANRAGAESDARALQAAGELSEYALEELLTHRIYVLWRKPGAEKEAQKRPATPKAE